One stretch of Streptomyces agglomeratus DNA includes these proteins:
- a CDS encoding oxidoreductase: MLSYDEMTPPERELWDAFPEGRQVDLRAGATGGDDPAGGADWGPERTLRAAVVTALARGGSAAPPGAVTALRVAGARITGRLDLSGADIGHLLWFEGCWFEEGPSFYGAATRTIGIIGSRVPGLDATMARIEGRLDLRRSVLHSRVSLVNARVAGELALTGAALSDPDGLALSAGGLVMEGGIFARDLTTRGEVRLVGAQLSGGLFMEGARLENPGASALVADNALASTLVFSQGFGALGTVRLRGAQTTDQLTFRGATLSGDRVALDCSRMQAGDLDLTPAAPPTGAVDLQGAQIAVLHDSEDAWPDVVRLQGLVYGSLQPAEGARDDVARRVAWIRREPGYAPQPYEQLASWYRKVGHDDDARRVLLAKQRHRRSVLGTAGRAWGHLLDAVVGYGYRPWLAGVWIAALTVLGTWVFRAQSPQPVKAGEGPPFNALVYTLDLLIPIGGLGQRSSWYWPEGPAQWLSYTLIAAGWLLTTAVVAGVTRSLNKT, translated from the coding sequence ATGCTGTCGTATGACGAAATGACGCCGCCGGAACGGGAATTGTGGGACGCCTTCCCCGAAGGACGTCAAGTGGACCTGCGGGCCGGCGCGACGGGCGGCGACGATCCTGCCGGAGGGGCGGACTGGGGGCCCGAGCGCACGCTTCGTGCGGCCGTAGTGACCGCTTTGGCGCGGGGAGGCAGCGCGGCGCCACCGGGTGCGGTCACCGCCCTGCGGGTGGCCGGCGCGCGGATCACCGGGCGTCTCGATCTGTCCGGAGCCGACATCGGACACCTGCTGTGGTTCGAGGGCTGCTGGTTCGAGGAAGGTCCGAGCTTCTACGGAGCCGCCACCCGGACGATCGGCATCATCGGCAGCCGGGTGCCCGGCCTGGACGCCACCATGGCCCGGATAGAGGGCCGCCTGGACCTGAGGCGATCCGTCCTGCACAGCAGGGTTTCGCTGGTGAACGCCCGGGTGGCCGGGGAGCTCGCGCTGACCGGCGCGGCGCTGTCGGACCCGGACGGACTGGCGTTGTCCGCCGGTGGCCTGGTCATGGAAGGCGGGATCTTCGCCCGCGACCTCACCACGAGAGGCGAGGTACGGCTGGTCGGAGCACAGCTGTCAGGCGGCCTTTTCATGGAGGGCGCGCGACTGGAGAACCCCGGCGCCTCGGCGCTCGTCGCGGACAACGCCCTGGCCTCGACGCTTGTCTTCTCCCAGGGCTTCGGGGCGCTCGGAACCGTACGCCTGCGGGGCGCGCAGACAACGGACCAGCTGACCTTCCGGGGCGCCACCCTCAGCGGTGACCGGGTCGCGCTGGACTGCTCACGCATGCAAGCGGGCGATCTCGACCTCACACCCGCCGCACCGCCCACAGGCGCCGTGGACCTACAAGGCGCCCAGATCGCCGTCCTGCACGACAGCGAGGACGCCTGGCCCGACGTCGTACGGCTACAGGGGCTGGTCTACGGTTCCCTCCAGCCCGCGGAAGGCGCCCGGGACGACGTGGCACGCCGCGTGGCATGGATACGGCGCGAACCCGGCTACGCACCGCAGCCCTACGAGCAGTTGGCGAGCTGGTACCGGAAGGTCGGCCACGACGACGACGCCCGCCGGGTACTCCTCGCCAAGCAGCGCCACCGTCGCAGCGTCCTGGGCACGGCCGGGCGCGCCTGGGGCCACCTGCTCGACGCCGTGGTGGGTTACGGCTACCGTCCCTGGCTGGCCGGGGTGTGGATAGCGGCCCTGACGGTGCTCGGTACGTGGGTGTTCCGAGCCCAGTCGCCGCAACCGGTCAAGGCCGGCGAAGGGCCGCCCTTCAACGCCCTGGTGTACACGCTCGACCTGCTGATTCCCATCGGCGGCCTCGGCCAGCGCAGCTCCTGGTACTGGCCGGAAGGCCCCGCGCAATGGCTGTCCTACACCCTGATCGCCGCCGGCTGGCTGCTGACGACGGCGGTCGTCGCGGGCGTGACCCGGTCGCTGAACAAGACCTGA
- a CDS encoding Hsp20/alpha crystallin family protein, whose translation MLLRTDPFRELDRLTEQVFNGVRRPAAMPMDAWREDGSVRVELDLPGVDPDSVDLKVERDVLTIQAERKPSTREESEVLISERPRGTFTRQLFLGENLATEHIEATYEAGVLSLRVPVAEQAKSRKIEISGGGRKELRS comes from the coding sequence ATGCTGTTGCGGACGGATCCCTTCCGTGAGTTGGACCGACTCACGGAGCAGGTGTTCAACGGAGTGCGGCGTCCTGCGGCGATGCCCATGGATGCCTGGCGCGAGGACGGCTCGGTCCGGGTCGAGCTGGACCTGCCGGGCGTCGACCCCGACTCCGTGGACCTGAAGGTCGAGCGGGACGTGCTGACGATCCAGGCCGAACGCAAGCCATCGACGAGAGAAGAGTCCGAGGTGCTGATCTCCGAGCGGCCCAGGGGCACGTTCACTCGGCAGCTGTTCCTCGGCGAGAACCTGGCCACGGAGCACATCGAGGCGACGTACGAAGCGGGCGTGCTGAGCCTGCGCGTTCCGGTGGCCGAGCAGGCCAAGTCGCGCAAGATCGAGATCAGTGGCGGTGGCCGCAAGGAGCTGCGGTCCTGA
- a CDS encoding SpoIIE family protein phosphatase, whose translation MQQPGGPGQGTGPDQLDSSVAALVRDAGASVALVYLLPPGERVLQLAVVSGVSRRIAAPWARIAVEAPIPVAEAVRERHQVWLGSQEEVARRYPQLGLVLPYDFMLAATPITSGTTVWGGVVLLWPIRHSPQLSSLEREAIAAFCRRTGLLLRQGADSGHPVLPAPEPRVLAPPRSRSPERAEALAAVDFAERLPLGCCALDLDGRITFITATAADLVGAGAVTLTGARPWEVLLWLQDPVFEDRYREAVVSRRPTSFTALRPPDDWLFFELYPDASGISVHITPIPSGHAPTTAPWEQPARSAEPVGATALYHLTHLAATLTEAVGVQDVVDLVADQIVPAFGAQALALMTPEDGRLRIIGYRGYPAELMRRFDAEPLTTDTPAVRVLNTGVPSFYSTFADLKRAYPPAVHQDDKAAWAFLPLIASGRGVGSLVLAYDRTRPFPPAERAILSSLAGLLAQALDRARLYDTKHQLAHTLQAGLLPQTLPRVSGLEVAARYLPAGHGMDVGGDFYDLIRCDESTAAAAIGDVQGHNVTAAALMGQVRTAVHAHGTAGAFPGEVLARTNRLLTDLDPGLFTSCLYVHLDLARHRARLATAGHPPPLLRHPDGRTEVLRLPPGLLLGIEPDADYPTAEIPLPPGTVLALYTDGLVETPGTDIDDSIAHLARQLALARDQTMDALADTLIAHATKSAPRHDDIALLLIRACADSETP comes from the coding sequence ATGCAGCAGCCTGGTGGGCCCGGCCAGGGCACCGGCCCGGACCAGCTCGACAGCAGCGTGGCCGCTCTCGTGCGGGACGCCGGGGCTTCGGTCGCCCTGGTGTACCTCTTGCCGCCGGGAGAACGGGTGCTCCAGCTCGCCGTGGTGTCCGGGGTTTCCCGGCGGATCGCCGCCCCGTGGGCGCGGATCGCGGTGGAGGCCCCGATCCCGGTGGCGGAGGCGGTCCGTGAACGGCACCAGGTGTGGCTGGGCAGCCAGGAAGAGGTGGCGCGCCGCTACCCTCAGCTCGGGCTCGTACTGCCCTACGACTTCATGCTGGCCGCCACCCCGATCACCAGCGGCACCACCGTGTGGGGCGGCGTCGTACTGCTGTGGCCCATTCGGCACTCGCCGCAGCTGAGCTCGCTGGAGCGGGAGGCCATCGCCGCCTTCTGCCGCCGTACGGGCCTCCTCCTGCGCCAGGGGGCCGACAGCGGGCACCCGGTGCTGCCCGCACCGGAGCCGCGGGTGCTGGCGCCTCCGCGCTCCCGCAGCCCCGAGCGGGCCGAGGCTCTCGCCGCGGTCGACTTCGCCGAGCGGCTTCCCCTGGGCTGCTGCGCGCTCGATCTGGACGGCCGGATCACGTTCATCACCGCCACCGCGGCCGATCTGGTCGGCGCCGGGGCCGTCACGCTGACGGGCGCCCGGCCTTGGGAGGTGCTGCTCTGGCTCCAGGACCCGGTCTTCGAAGACCGCTACCGGGAGGCGGTCGTCAGCCGCAGGCCCACGTCCTTCACGGCATTGCGCCCACCGGACGACTGGCTCTTCTTCGAGCTCTATCCCGACGCCTCCGGCATCAGCGTCCACATCACGCCCATCCCCTCCGGGCACGCCCCGACCACGGCACCGTGGGAGCAGCCCGCACGCTCCGCCGAGCCGGTCGGGGCGACGGCGCTCTACCACCTGACCCACCTGGCCGCCACGCTCACCGAAGCCGTCGGCGTACAGGACGTGGTCGACCTGGTCGCCGACCAGATCGTGCCCGCGTTCGGTGCCCAGGCGCTGGCCCTGATGACGCCGGAAGACGGCCGGCTGCGGATCATCGGCTACCGCGGTTACCCCGCGGAGCTGATGCGGCGCTTCGACGCCGAGCCGCTGACCACCGATACGCCGGCCGTACGCGTCCTGAACACCGGCGTACCCAGCTTCTACTCGACCTTCGCGGACCTCAAGCGCGCGTACCCTCCGGCGGTCCACCAGGACGACAAGGCCGCCTGGGCGTTCCTGCCCCTGATCGCCTCGGGCCGTGGCGTCGGCTCGCTCGTCCTCGCGTACGACCGGACCCGTCCCTTCCCCCCGGCGGAACGCGCGATTCTGAGCTCACTGGCCGGACTGCTCGCCCAGGCTCTGGACCGTGCTCGCCTCTACGACACCAAGCACCAGCTCGCGCACACCCTGCAAGCCGGCCTGCTGCCCCAGACGCTGCCCCGTGTCAGCGGGCTGGAGGTGGCCGCCCGCTACCTCCCCGCCGGCCACGGCATGGACGTCGGCGGAGACTTCTACGACCTGATCCGCTGCGACGAGAGCACCGCCGCCGCGGCGATCGGCGACGTCCAGGGGCACAACGTCACGGCCGCCGCGCTCATGGGGCAGGTCCGTACCGCCGTCCACGCCCATGGAACAGCCGGAGCGTTCCCCGGCGAGGTACTCGCCCGCACCAACCGCCTCCTCACCGACCTCGACCCGGGCCTGTTCACCAGCTGCCTCTACGTCCACCTCGACCTGGCGCGCCACCGGGCCCGCCTGGCCACCGCCGGTCATCCACCGCCGCTCCTGCGCCACCCCGACGGACGGACCGAGGTCCTTCGTCTGCCCCCCGGGCTCCTGCTCGGCATCGAACCCGACGCCGACTACCCGACGGCCGAGATACCGCTGCCGCCCGGAACAGTGCTCGCCCTGTACACCGACGGACTCGTCGAAACCCCCGGCACGGACATCGACGACTCCATCGCCCACCTCGCCCGGCAGCTCGCACTGGCGCGGGACCAGACCATGGACGCGCTGGCCGACACTCTCATCGCCCACGCCACGAAGTCCGCACCGCGCCACGACGACATCGCCCTGCTCCTCATCCGCGCCTGCGCCGACTCGGAGACGCCCTGA
- a CDS encoding DUF6355 family natural product biosynthesis protein, with protein sequence MRKATTRLSTTRLSTTARRRTRWSALAGAVVLTLTTTVGVATASARTGGVQLADKPCGYSESDRRAWYNHCTTDGSRIQIRVDVVHGPDFNTCAEPGVNTLGWAFKYRNAWYTGKLCRPL encoded by the coding sequence ATGCGGAAGGCCACCACGCGGTTGTCCACCACTCGGTTGTCCACCACGGCGCGGCGAAGGACCCGATGGTCCGCGCTCGCCGGAGCGGTCGTGCTGACGCTGACGACCACCGTCGGAGTCGCCACCGCATCGGCCAGGACCGGCGGCGTACAACTTGCCGACAAGCCCTGCGGTTACTCCGAGTCCGACCGGCGCGCCTGGTACAACCACTGCACCACGGACGGCTCACGGATCCAGATCCGGGTGGACGTCGTTCACGGTCCCGACTTCAACACCTGCGCCGAACCCGGCGTGAACACCCTCGGGTGGGCCTTCAAGTACAGGAACGCCTGGTACACCGGCAAGCTCTGCCGACCGCTCTGA
- a CDS encoding carboxymuconolactone decarboxylase family protein: MDARLNYFASPTAGKIFKHIMSAGKVLKDSPLPAATQELVALRVSQINGCAVCIDMHTKEAAAAGETSVRLHLVAAWREATVFTEAERAALELAEDGTRVADAAGGVSDAVWAYAAKHYDEEQLTALVVLVSIMNMTNRLNVIAQQPAGDYEPGQFH, from the coding sequence ATGGACGCGCGACTGAACTACTTCGCCAGCCCCACCGCCGGCAAGATCTTCAAGCACATCATGTCGGCCGGCAAGGTGCTCAAGGACTCGCCTCTGCCGGCCGCGACACAGGAGTTGGTGGCGCTGCGCGTGAGTCAGATCAACGGCTGTGCCGTCTGCATCGACATGCACACCAAGGAGGCGGCCGCCGCCGGCGAGACCTCGGTGCGGCTGCATCTGGTGGCGGCGTGGCGGGAGGCCACCGTCTTCACCGAGGCGGAGCGTGCCGCCCTGGAGCTGGCGGAGGACGGAACCCGCGTCGCGGACGCGGCGGGTGGGGTCAGCGACGCGGTGTGGGCGTACGCCGCCAAGCACTACGACGAGGAGCAGCTCACCGCTCTGGTGGTGCTGGTTTCTATCATGAACATGACAAACCGGCTGAACGTCATCGCCCAGCAGCCGGCCGGTGACTACGAGCCCGGGCAGTTCCACTGA
- a CDS encoding RNA polymerase sigma-70 factor: MSKVEEFEELRPLLFSIAYRILGSVGEAEDAVQETWLRFDGSATRPTSAKAFLSAAVTRISIDVLRSARVRREQYVGPWFPEPLLADPYEDPARSVELADSVSMAALLLLERLSPLERAVFVLREVFGFGYDEIATAVGRSEAACRQLLVRARRHMEAGRPRFAADRQERQELASRFFDALREGDVAGLQELLAADVSMVGDGGGKAPQLARAVVGARNVARLLVAVLPRMARVGVSFEPHEVNCQPGAIFRDRDGRVLYALALEVLDGQVQTIRSVINPDKLGHMGPVADAWALDREVKESRRRPNRAR, translated from the coding sequence GTGAGCAAGGTCGAGGAGTTCGAGGAGCTGCGGCCGCTGCTGTTTTCGATCGCCTATCGGATTCTGGGCAGCGTGGGCGAGGCCGAGGACGCGGTGCAGGAGACATGGCTGCGCTTTGACGGCTCGGCGACCCGGCCCACGTCGGCCAAGGCCTTTCTGTCGGCCGCGGTGACGCGGATCTCGATCGATGTGCTGCGTTCCGCGCGGGTGCGGCGGGAGCAGTACGTGGGCCCGTGGTTTCCCGAGCCGCTGCTCGCCGACCCCTATGAGGATCCCGCGCGGTCGGTGGAACTGGCCGACTCGGTGTCGATGGCGGCGTTGTTGCTGCTGGAGCGGCTCAGCCCGCTGGAACGGGCAGTGTTCGTTCTGCGGGAGGTGTTCGGGTTCGGGTACGACGAGATAGCCACGGCGGTGGGGCGCTCGGAGGCGGCATGCCGGCAGCTCCTGGTGCGGGCGCGGCGGCATATGGAGGCCGGGCGGCCGCGGTTCGCAGCTGACCGGCAGGAAAGGCAGGAGCTGGCTTCGCGGTTCTTCGACGCCCTCCGCGAAGGCGATGTCGCGGGCCTCCAGGAGCTGCTCGCCGCCGACGTATCGATGGTCGGTGACGGCGGCGGGAAGGCCCCGCAGCTGGCGAGGGCCGTCGTCGGCGCCAGGAACGTGGCCCGGCTGCTTGTCGCCGTCTTGCCTCGGATGGCGCGGGTCGGCGTGTCGTTCGAGCCGCACGAGGTCAACTGCCAGCCGGGAGCGATCTTCCGTGACCGGGACGGCAGGGTGTTGTACGCCTTGGCCCTTGAGGTGCTCGACGGGCAGGTGCAGACGATCCGCTCGGTGATCAACCCCGACAAGCTCGGGCACATGGGGCCGGTGGCGGATGCCTGGGCCCTCGACCGGGAGGTGAAGGAGTCCCGTCGCCGGCCGAACCGAGCGCGATGA
- a CDS encoding DUF6381 family protein gives MSVSDESGSRSRRLRARAQEMEQAAERATDPAKRRRLKEEARLLKERSERASGLGSREGIDPT, from the coding sequence ATGAGCGTTTCCGACGAGTCCGGCAGTCGAAGCCGGCGGCTGCGCGCCAGAGCGCAGGAGATGGAGCAGGCCGCGGAGCGTGCCACCGACCCGGCGAAGCGCCGGCGGCTGAAGGAGGAGGCCCGCCTCCTCAAGGAGCGCAGCGAGCGGGCGAGCGGCCTGGGGAGTCGAGAGGGCATCGACCCCACGTAG
- a CDS encoding DUF397 domain-containing protein: MELCNGIGASALASATWIKSGRSNATGNCVELAALPDGQVAVRNSRDPQGPALIYTRDEIAAFVAGAKDGDFDFLIG; the protein is encoded by the coding sequence ATGGAGTTGTGCAACGGCATCGGTGCGAGCGCACTGGCGTCCGCAACGTGGATCAAGAGCGGTCGCAGCAACGCCACAGGAAACTGCGTTGAGCTGGCGGCACTGCCCGACGGCCAGGTGGCCGTCCGTAACAGCCGCGACCCCCAGGGGCCCGCCCTGATCTATACGCGCGACGAGATCGCGGCGTTCGTGGCCGGAGCCAAGGACGGCGACTTCGACTTCCTTATCGGCTGA
- a CDS encoding SRPBCC domain-containing protein — protein sequence MSEDRIERETLIEAPLDRVWSLVAEPGFWVSDTAGLSGTVAREGESMVAKNAKYGDFPVRVEKVEPPTYLAYRWASAFPGQELREDNSTLVEFTLTEEGDKTRLRVVESGFAALAGPDHVRSQAVKDNTDGWPQVLDALKKRAEPSSA from the coding sequence ATGAGCGAGGACCGGATCGAACGTGAAACCCTGATCGAGGCACCCCTGGACCGCGTCTGGTCCCTCGTGGCGGAACCCGGTTTCTGGGTGTCCGACACGGCCGGCCTGTCCGGCACGGTGGCCAGGGAGGGCGAGTCGATGGTGGCGAAGAACGCGAAGTACGGCGACTTCCCGGTGCGGGTGGAGAAGGTCGAGCCGCCGACGTACCTGGCGTACCGCTGGGCCAGCGCGTTCCCCGGACAAGAATTGCGCGAGGACAACAGCACCCTCGTGGAGTTCACGTTGACCGAGGAGGGCGACAAGACACGGTTGCGCGTGGTCGAGAGCGGGTTCGCGGCGCTGGCCGGGCCGGATCACGTACGCAGTCAGGCGGTGAAGGACAACACCGACGGCTGGCCCCAGGTGCTCGACGCGCTCAAGAAGCGCGCCGAACCGTCATCCGCGTGA
- a CDS encoding amidinotransferase: MAMVQRPGIPRAAPGGGTGTLPLDHDAIPAPSAGTAGASGPLVSPVNSHNEWDPLEEIVVGRLDGATIPSSHPVVACNIPQWAARLQGLAAGFKYPRALIEPAQQELDHFITLLESLGVTVRRPEPVDHRQRFGTPDWSSRGFCNTCPRDSLLVIGDEIIETPMAWPCRYFETHSYREILKDYFRRGARWTAAPKPQLTDELFEADFRVPEAGEPMRYILTEYEPVFDAADFVRAGRDLFVTRSNVTNRMGIEWLRRHLGPGYRIHEVESRSRTPMHIDTTFLVLSPGKVLINPDYIDVDHLPDVLSAWDILIAPEPNEIDERLLKITSMCGKWLNMNVLMIDEKRVIAERHHTDMLRALERWGFEPIPCDLLHHAPFGGSFHCATLDIRRRGTLESYVD; this comes from the coding sequence ATGGCGATGGTGCAGAGGCCCGGAATACCGAGGGCGGCGCCCGGCGGAGGCACCGGTACGCTGCCCTTGGATCACGACGCGATACCGGCCCCCTCTGCCGGGACCGCCGGCGCATCCGGACCTCTCGTCTCGCCGGTCAATTCCCACAACGAGTGGGACCCACTGGAGGAGATCGTCGTCGGACGCCTCGACGGCGCGACGATCCCGTCCAGCCATCCCGTGGTGGCCTGCAACATCCCGCAATGGGCGGCACGGCTCCAAGGGCTTGCCGCAGGCTTCAAGTACCCGCGCGCACTGATTGAGCCGGCACAGCAGGAGCTCGATCATTTCATCACTCTCCTGGAGTCCCTCGGCGTTACGGTCAGGCGCCCGGAGCCGGTCGACCACAGGCAGCGCTTCGGCACGCCCGACTGGTCGTCGCGCGGCTTCTGCAATACCTGCCCGCGTGACAGCCTGCTGGTGATCGGCGATGAGATCATCGAGACTCCGATGGCGTGGCCGTGCCGTTATTTCGAGACCCACTCCTATCGCGAGATCCTCAAGGACTATTTCCGGCGCGGCGCGCGCTGGACGGCGGCGCCGAAGCCGCAGCTCACCGACGAACTGTTCGAGGCGGATTTCCGTGTCCCCGAGGCCGGTGAGCCCATGCGCTACATCCTCACCGAGTACGAGCCGGTCTTCGACGCTGCGGATTTCGTGCGCGCGGGGCGCGATCTTTTCGTTACCCGGAGCAATGTCACCAACCGCATGGGTATCGAATGGCTGCGCCGCCATCTCGGACCCGGATATCGCATCCACGAGGTCGAAAGCCGCTCCCGCACACCCATGCACATCGACACGACATTCCTCGTGCTGTCACCCGGCAAGGTGCTGATCAATCCTGATTACATCGACGTCGACCACCTGCCCGACGTCCTGAGTGCGTGGGACATCCTGATCGCGCCCGAGCCCAACGAGATCGACGAGCGCCTGCTCAAGATCACCTCGATGTGCGGCAAGTGGCTCAACATGAACGTTCTCATGATCGACGAAAAGCGGGTGATCGCGGAGCGGCACCACACCGACATGCTGCGCGCGCTCGAGCGATGGGGGTTCGAGCCGATCCCGTGCGACCTGCTGCACCACGCACCGTTCGGCGGCTCATTCCACTGCGCGACGCTCGACATCCGGCGCCGTGGCACCCTCGAATCGTATGTCGACTGA
- a CDS encoding ArsR/SmtB family transcription factor: MTDERPGAAEGVDGVLAALADPTRRQLLDLLAAHGEATATKLAERLPVSRQAVVKHLAVLDAAGLVSGSRVGREVRYAVRPAALDTTARWMAALAADWDRRLENIKRVAEAAERDSRRPAPPD; the protein is encoded by the coding sequence GTGACGGACGAACGCCCTGGCGCCGCCGAGGGGGTCGACGGGGTGCTCGCCGCGCTTGCCGACCCGACGCGACGGCAGTTGCTCGACCTGCTGGCCGCACACGGGGAGGCCACTGCGACCAAGCTCGCCGAACGGCTTCCCGTCTCGCGACAGGCAGTGGTCAAGCACCTCGCCGTCCTGGACGCCGCCGGACTGGTGTCCGGCAGCCGGGTCGGCCGCGAGGTGCGGTACGCGGTGCGGCCCGCGGCGCTCGACACGACGGCGCGGTGGATGGCCGCGCTGGCGGCCGACTGGGACCGGCGGCTGGAGAACATCAAGCGTGTCGCCGAGGCGGCGGAGCGGGATTCGCGCCGCCCGGCGCCACCCGACTGA
- a CDS encoding DUF3040 domain-containing protein, which translates to MKQVAAMEHESEGRVLAQIERRLASEDPALAARMSALNEQFQAGRRKEPSRWNWRKRTALAVIIIAIVGLILTVVLSASPAEDPPPPPNGLTLSTIEHVPRGNA; encoded by the coding sequence ATGAAGCAGGTGGCTGCCATGGAACATGAGTCGGAAGGGCGCGTGCTCGCGCAGATCGAGCGACGACTCGCCAGTGAGGACCCAGCACTGGCCGCCCGCATGAGCGCTCTCAATGAGCAGTTCCAGGCCGGGCGCCGGAAGGAGCCGTCTCGGTGGAACTGGCGCAAGCGGACCGCCCTGGCAGTGATCATCATTGCCATTGTGGGGCTCATCCTGACGGTGGTTCTCAGCGCGTCGCCGGCTGAAGACCCGCCGCCACCGCCCAACGGGCTCACCCTCTCGACCATCGAGCACGTACCGCGCGGGAACGCGTGA
- a CDS encoding ATP-binding protein, with amino-acid sequence MAHLANPHVGPMGPGRLPTARHASPPPPPAGCDPDAMVLPDGFAACGLDGRPDNAGQARRFVGRTLDQWALPDLVADTKLVVSELVTNAVRHAVEPLRPHVGPYPLWLGLFRYPSRLMCAVSDPSPAPPRQPLADASDVGGRGLLLIGSLSDSWSWETTAPQGKTVWAAMHLPAT; translated from the coding sequence ATGGCGCACTTGGCAAACCCGCACGTCGGGCCGATGGGCCCGGGTCGACTGCCGACCGCCCGCCACGCCTCACCACCTCCCCCGCCGGCCGGCTGCGACCCCGACGCCATGGTGCTGCCCGACGGCTTCGCCGCCTGCGGTCTCGACGGCCGCCCCGACAACGCCGGCCAGGCGCGCCGCTTCGTGGGCCGCACCCTCGACCAGTGGGCCCTGCCGGACCTGGTCGCGGACACGAAACTCGTCGTCAGCGAACTCGTCACCAATGCCGTCCGGCACGCCGTGGAGCCGCTGCGGCCCCACGTCGGCCCGTATCCCCTGTGGCTGGGCCTCTTCCGGTACCCCTCGCGACTGATGTGCGCGGTCTCGGATCCCAGTCCGGCTCCCCCTCGTCAGCCCCTCGCCGACGCCTCGGACGTCGGCGGCAGAGGGCTGCTCCTGATCGGCTCGTTGAGCGACAGCTGGTCCTGGGAGACGACAGCGCCGCAGGGCAAGACCGTCTGGGCGGCCATGCACCTCCCGGCCACCTGA
- a CDS encoding hemerythrin domain-containing protein gives MTDVVELITRDHRRMEDLFRAMRSVEEDRAAALREFADLLIAHGEAEEAEVYPALRRYRKVDNDEVDHGEEEHTEGNKALAALLEVSEVGSQEWDEKLEELSEAITHHLDEEERTLLNHARELVADERRAELGEAFARERERLLKEGCGSLENVRKVIAASG, from the coding sequence GTGACCGACGTCGTGGAGCTGATCACCCGGGACCACCGGCGGATGGAGGACCTCTTCCGCGCGATGCGGAGCGTCGAGGAGGACCGGGCCGCCGCGCTCAGGGAATTCGCGGACCTGCTGATCGCACACGGCGAGGCCGAGGAGGCGGAGGTCTACCCGGCGCTGCGCCGCTACCGGAAGGTCGACAACGACGAGGTCGACCACGGTGAAGAGGAACACACCGAGGGGAACAAGGCCCTCGCGGCTCTCCTGGAGGTGTCCGAGGTGGGCTCGCAGGAGTGGGACGAGAAGCTGGAGGAGCTGTCCGAGGCCATCACCCACCATCTGGACGAGGAGGAACGCACGCTCCTCAACCACGCCAGGGAGCTCGTCGCGGACGAGCGGCGGGCGGAGCTGGGTGAGGCGTTCGCCCGCGAGCGCGAGCGGCTGCTGAAGGAAGGGTGCGGAAGCCTGGAGAACGTACGCAAGGTCATTGCGGCGTCCGGCTGA